Proteins encoded in a region of the Prunus persica cultivar Lovell chromosome G4, Prunus_persica_NCBIv2, whole genome shotgun sequence genome:
- the LOC18779425 gene encoding uncharacterized protein LOC18779425 isoform X2 has protein sequence MTLTRAATLSNNNNKKKKTSTLLPPQPLEQPCQLPQQQSTQPQQGASSASGGGSCQQDEGTHTQTSSQRKNTRGRTVGASTCDVVKKRKSLIPIRMDPSQKLVATIEAQKLFVSEIGLITRNKAPLNILGMKKVSLETKKDMALGLQKKMNEEYEKAKQQVAESSGTPLDQVTLPIPQQLEIMIIELGVVKGKRIRGLGSSLRVESAHSGGVASSFATEQKVEELQGTVGELKGTVSELQGIVGKLLDVIEWMRTHDGPLPSCLGVLSQHVGDSPCDDDQGNSGGSRNVYADLDDIGNSH, from the exons ATGACACTTACGAGGGCTGCTACCTTAAGCAACAATaacaataagaagaagaaaacttcaACTCTACTACCACCACAGCCACTTGAGCAACCATGTCAACTGCCACAACAACAATCAACTCAGCCACAACAAGGTGCTTCATCAGCCTCAGGAGGGGGTTCCTGCCAACAAG ATGAAGGAACGCATACTCAAACTTCTTCACAAAGGAAGAACACTCGTGGCCGAACTGTGGGGGCTAGCACTTGTGATGTtgtgaaaaagaggaagagttTGATTCCAATACGGATGGATCCATCCCAGAAATTGGTGGCGACTATTGAGGCTCAAAAACTGTTCGTCTCTGAGATTGGGTTAATCACTCGCAACAAAGCTCCCTTGAATATTTTAGGGATGAAAAAAGTGAGCTTGGAGACGAAGAAAGATATGGCTTTGGGTTTGCAG aagaagatgaatgaAGAGTATGAGAAGGCCAAGCAACAAGTGGCAGAGAGTTCAGGAACTCCACTAGATCAAGTCACACTCCCTATCCCACAACAGTTAGAGATCATGATTATAGAGCTTGGGGTTGTAAAGGGCAAGAGGATTCGAGGCTTGGGTTCTAGTCTCCGAGTGGAGAGTGCGCATAGTGGTGGAGTTGCCTCTTCTTTTGCCACAGAGCAAAAGGTTGAGGAACTTCAAGGCACAGTTGGTGAGTTGAAAGGCACAGTAAGTGAGCTTCAGGGCATAGTGGGTAAACTTTTGGATGTCATTGAGTGGATGCGAACCCATGATGGTCCTCTACCCTCATGTTTAGGTGTTCTGTCCCAGCATGTTGGTGATTCTCCTTGTGATGATGATCAAGGTAATAGTGGTGGTTCACGTAATGTTTATGCGGATCTTGATGATATTGGAAATAGTCACTAG
- the LOC18779425 gene encoding uncharacterized protein LOC18779425 isoform X1, protein MTLTRAATLSNNNNKKKKTSTLLPPQPLEQPCQLPQQQSTQPQQGASSASGGGSCQQDEGTHTQTSSQRKNTRGRTVGASTCDVVKKRKSLIPIRMDPSQKLVATIEAQKLFVSEIGLITRNKAPLNILGMKKVSLETKKDMALGLQKRCKTNAENRKKKEFDHTGGSRPFLKHMEAAREKGENPTYISNWNNMHILKSKSMWINEVAEIKGKKMNEEYEKAKQQVAESSGTPLDQVTLPIPQQLEIMIIELGVVKGKRIRGLGSSLRVESAHSGGVASSFATEQKVEELQGTVGELKGTVSELQGIVGKLLDVIEWMRTHDGPLPSCLGVLSQHVGDSPCDDDQGNSGGSRNVYADLDDIGNSH, encoded by the exons ATGACACTTACGAGGGCTGCTACCTTAAGCAACAATaacaataagaagaagaaaacttcaACTCTACTACCACCACAGCCACTTGAGCAACCATGTCAACTGCCACAACAACAATCAACTCAGCCACAACAAGGTGCTTCATCAGCCTCAGGAGGGGGTTCCTGCCAACAAG ATGAAGGAACGCATACTCAAACTTCTTCACAAAGGAAGAACACTCGTGGCCGAACTGTGGGGGCTAGCACTTGTGATGTtgtgaaaaagaggaagagttTGATTCCAATACGGATGGATCCATCCCAGAAATTGGTGGCGACTATTGAGGCTCAAAAACTGTTCGTCTCTGAGATTGGGTTAATCACTCGCAACAAAGCTCCCTTGAATATTTTAGGGATGAAAAAAGTGAGCTTGGAGACGAAGAAAGATATGGCTTTGGGTTTGCAG AAACGCTGCAAGACCAATGCTgagaacagaaaaaagaaagagtttgATCATACAGGCGGGTCACGTCCTTTCCTAAAACATATGGAAGCTGCTAGAGAG AAGGGTGAAAATCCTACATACATTAGCAATTGGAACAACATGCATATTCTTAAGAGTAAGAGCATGTGGATCAATGAGGTTGCTGAAATTAAAGGG aagaagatgaatgaAGAGTATGAGAAGGCCAAGCAACAAGTGGCAGAGAGTTCAGGAACTCCACTAGATCAAGTCACACTCCCTATCCCACAACAGTTAGAGATCATGATTATAGAGCTTGGGGTTGTAAAGGGCAAGAGGATTCGAGGCTTGGGTTCTAGTCTCCGAGTGGAGAGTGCGCATAGTGGTGGAGTTGCCTCTTCTTTTGCCACAGAGCAAAAGGTTGAGGAACTTCAAGGCACAGTTGGTGAGTTGAAAGGCACAGTAAGTGAGCTTCAGGGCATAGTGGGTAAACTTTTGGATGTCATTGAGTGGATGCGAACCCATGATGGTCCTCTACCCTCATGTTTAGGTGTTCTGTCCCAGCATGTTGGTGATTCTCCTTGTGATGATGATCAAGGTAATAGTGGTGGTTCACGTAATGTTTATGCGGATCTTGATGATATTGGAAATAGTCACTAG